One part of the Numenius arquata chromosome 24, bNumArq3.hap1.1, whole genome shotgun sequence genome encodes these proteins:
- the LOC141475216 gene encoding triggering receptor expressed on myeloid cells 2-like produces the protein MEKLTHLIFFVFLSAPCAAENITVVYGIEGGTISVNCTYNPWQQRWREKSWCKLIDKTTCQHVVSARRFWLPFLKNRNGTTSISDNVHEGVLTVTMKRLKKEDAGLYQCKSDYLGETSSLRKVQVEVLTAVLETQMPEEPRAVQGISSIPPEADFTVLYIIAGFLVTKFVVAVLIFIIGMSRKNRETEQNPNEHQVLPFNGNLAHDGMSPSWDSTA, from the exons ATGGAGAAGCTCACGCACCTCATCTTCTTCGTCTTCTTGTCAG CACCCTGTGCTGCAGAGAACATCACTGTGGTGTATGGAATAGAGGGGGGCACCATTTCTGTCAACTGCACCTATAACCCCTGGCAGCAGCGGTGGAGAGAAAAGAGCTGGTGCAAGCTGATCGACAAGACCACGTGCCAACATGTGGTGAGCGCCCGACGCTTCTGGCTGCCGTTCCTAAAGAACAGGAATGGCACCACCTCCATCAGTGACAATGTCCATGAAGGGGTCCTGACAGTGACCATGAAGCGACTCAAGAAGGAGGATGCTGGGCTGTACCAGTGTAAAAGTGACTACCTGGGGGAAACAAGCAGCTTAAGGAAAGTGCAAGTGGAAGTGCTGACAG CTGTCCTGGAGACCCAAATGCCAGAGGAGCCGAGGGCTGTGCAGGGCATTTCCAG CATTCCTCCTGAAGCTGATTTCACTGTCCTCTATATAATTGCCGGATTCCTGGTTACTAAATTTGTGGTGGCTGTGCTGATCTTTATCATTGGCATGAGCAGGAAGAACAGAGAAACAGAGCAGAACCCAAATGAGCACCAGGTCCTCCCTTTCAATGGTAACCTTGCACATGATGGCATGAGCCCCTCCTGGGACAGCACTGCTTAG